A section of the Amycolatopsis sp. AA4 genome encodes:
- a CDS encoding TetR/AcrR family transcriptional regulator, which yields MSARQRLIRTAADLLVGSGVEAVTLRGIAKAAGVSHGAPLRHFSGRAELLSAVATLGFTQLLHRGAQLPDGTPRERVTAACHAYVDFAVANPAMFELMFRRDLIDPEEPGLVAASSAVFDTFAELVRLDRAEADDDRLRPGTDPRLVAASLWAALHGLAQLWLWGGLAGASFAPSPESALAVTLDAYLG from the coding sequence ATGAGCGCGCGACAGCGGTTGATCCGCACCGCGGCGGATCTGCTTGTCGGCTCCGGCGTCGAGGCCGTGACGCTGCGCGGGATCGCGAAGGCAGCAGGCGTATCGCACGGTGCGCCGCTTCGCCACTTCTCGGGACGCGCGGAGCTGCTGTCGGCCGTAGCGACGCTTGGCTTCACACAGCTGCTCCATCGCGGCGCACAGTTGCCCGACGGCACCCCGCGCGAGCGCGTCACGGCCGCCTGTCACGCGTACGTCGACTTCGCGGTGGCGAACCCCGCCATGTTCGAGCTGATGTTCCGTCGCGATCTCATCGACCCGGAGGAACCAGGGTTGGTCGCAGCCAGCAGTGCCGTCTTCGACACCTTCGCCGAGCTAGTGCGTCTCGACCGCGCCGAAGCGGACGACGACCGACTGCGTCCGGGTACGGACCCTCGGCTGGTCGCAGCGTCACTGTGGGCCGCGTTGCACGGTCTCGCGCAGCTGTGGCTGTGGGGTGGCCTCGCCGGAGCCAGCTTCGCGCCTTCGCCGGAATCGGCGCTGGCGGTGACGCTCGACGCGTATCTGGGGTGA
- a CDS encoding DUF2786 domain-containing protein, with the protein MPDHDTLLERVRKLLAKAEDPAVTPAEAELYNTKAAQLIARHGIDNAMLAASGQSGDDITVLKLPIFNPYSRDKASLLTSIAYPLRCRTLLHRVGQGVEEVTVFGFRTDLARVELLFTSLLLQASTQLTRVRPEERVFRESLAAYRRTWLHGFARAVHERLSAAEENAARTYSDVAGGKSAELVVRDRTALVQQAFDREYGDLRSAAPRRLSGSGYREGHRAGTRANLDPAALGRRRSALPVR; encoded by the coding sequence ATGCCCGACCACGACACGTTGCTGGAGCGCGTGCGGAAGCTGCTGGCCAAGGCCGAGGACCCGGCCGTCACGCCCGCCGAAGCCGAGCTGTACAACACCAAAGCGGCGCAACTGATCGCGCGGCACGGGATCGACAACGCGATGCTGGCCGCGTCCGGGCAAAGCGGCGACGACATCACCGTGCTGAAGCTGCCGATCTTCAATCCGTACAGCCGCGACAAAGCCAGCCTGCTCACCAGCATCGCGTACCCGTTGCGCTGCCGGACCTTGCTGCACCGAGTCGGCCAAGGGGTCGAAGAGGTCACCGTGTTCGGTTTCCGCACCGACCTCGCGCGGGTCGAGCTGCTGTTCACCAGTCTGCTGCTGCAGGCGAGCACGCAGCTCACGCGGGTGCGGCCGGAGGAACGGGTCTTCCGCGAATCGCTCGCCGCGTACCGGCGGACGTGGCTGCACGGGTTCGCGCGCGCGGTGCACGAACGATTGAGCGCGGCCGAGGAGAACGCCGCGCGGACGTATTCCGATGTCGCCGGCGGGAAGTCGGCGGAGCTGGTGGTGCGGGACCGGACCGCGTTGGTGCAGCAGGCTTTCGACCGCGAGTACGGCGACCTGCGCTCGGCGGCGCCGCGCCGGTTGTCCGGCTCGGGGTACCGGGAGGGGCACCGGGCCGGGACGCGGGCGAATCTCGACCCCGCGGCGCTCGGCCGCCGGAGGTCCGCGCTTCCGGTGCGGTGA
- a CDS encoding GNAT family N-acetyltransferase has protein sequence MLRIEDLVTRPELRVPALQLGFVGGEFLGRGLTAGLASSQRIAAHWPEFFVVLLDDGVPVARAAAIPVAFPAPERPELPDHGWDGALVWAAEDHLDGREPTTLVALEVYVTESARGQGVAAQALAELKNRARRAGLNRLVVPVRPTGKPPLESIVDYLARGTDPWLRSHERLGAEFRKVAPFAMTVTGTLAQWQQWTGVRLNDGHTVVPGGIAPVLASTEQDLGVYVEPNVWYEHPL, from the coding sequence GTGCTGCGCATCGAAGACCTGGTCACCCGGCCGGAGCTGCGAGTTCCCGCGCTCCAGCTGGGATTCGTCGGCGGGGAGTTCCTCGGCCGAGGGCTCACTGCCGGGCTGGCCAGCTCGCAGCGGATCGCCGCGCACTGGCCCGAGTTCTTCGTGGTCCTGCTCGACGACGGCGTTCCGGTAGCGCGGGCGGCGGCGATTCCGGTCGCCTTCCCGGCCCCGGAACGGCCCGAACTGCCTGACCACGGCTGGGACGGCGCTCTCGTCTGGGCGGCCGAAGACCATCTCGACGGACGGGAACCCACCACGCTTGTCGCGCTGGAGGTGTACGTCACGGAATCCGCGCGCGGACAAGGTGTTGCCGCGCAAGCGCTGGCGGAGCTGAAGAACCGGGCACGCCGGGCTGGGCTCAACCGGCTGGTCGTGCCGGTGCGGCCGACCGGCAAGCCACCCCTGGAGTCCATTGTGGACTACCTGGCCCGGGGCACCGATCCGTGGCTGCGCAGTCACGAGCGGCTGGGCGCGGAGTTCCGGAAGGTCGCGCCGTTCGCGATGACCGTCACCGGCACGCTCGCGCAATGGCAGCAGTGGACCGGTGTCCGGCTCAACGACGGCCACACCGTCGTGCCCGGCGGAATCGCGCCAGTGCTGGCGTCGACGGAACAGGATCTGGGCGTCTACGTCGAGCCGAACGTCTGGTACGAACACCCGCTCTGA
- a CDS encoding LysR family transcriptional regulator, translating to MELEFVRTFVAVVDGGQFQEAAAELGITQQAVSKRVGALERELGVQLFTRTARGARLSSDGEAFLPHARVLLDAEKRALAAVRPEKRPLRVDVLNRRTRSAQLALSFHRAFPEVELEVVTTGAELSFDAAVAAVASGSVDAAFRGVRKRDLPGGVTSGVVDYDAHELLVGPRHPFADLPSVPIAKLAGHRIWMPGLSANMEWGAYYAELAEAFDLDIDVSGPVFGNETMLDELATSPDLSTFVGAGSRYFWPDEYDLRRVLVVDPTPVYPMSLLWRREPAHPDVRKLRDYLVTGLEPGDGVWLPSWEQA from the coding sequence GTGGAGCTGGAATTCGTGCGGACCTTCGTCGCGGTCGTGGACGGAGGGCAGTTCCAGGAAGCGGCCGCGGAGCTGGGGATCACGCAGCAGGCTGTGTCCAAACGCGTCGGTGCGCTGGAACGCGAGCTAGGCGTGCAGTTGTTCACCCGAACCGCGCGCGGGGCTCGGTTGAGCAGCGACGGCGAGGCGTTTCTGCCGCACGCGCGGGTGCTCCTCGACGCGGAGAAACGCGCGCTCGCCGCGGTGCGTCCGGAGAAGCGCCCGCTGCGGGTGGACGTGCTGAACCGGCGGACCAGGTCGGCGCAGCTGGCGCTGAGCTTCCACCGGGCGTTCCCCGAGGTGGAGCTGGAGGTCGTGACCACCGGCGCGGAGCTGAGTTTCGACGCCGCCGTCGCCGCGGTCGCGTCCGGTTCGGTCGACGCGGCGTTCCGCGGAGTGCGGAAACGCGACCTGCCCGGCGGCGTGACCAGCGGAGTGGTGGACTACGACGCGCACGAGCTGCTGGTCGGCCCGCGGCATCCGTTCGCGGACCTGCCGTCGGTGCCGATCGCGAAACTGGCCGGCCACCGGATCTGGATGCCGGGGCTGTCGGCGAACATGGAATGGGGCGCGTACTACGCGGAGCTGGCCGAGGCGTTCGACCTGGACATCGACGTGTCCGGCCCGGTCTTCGGCAACGAGACGATGCTCGACGAACTGGCGACCTCGCCGGACCTGTCGACCTTCGTCGGCGCCGGCTCGCGGTACTTCTGGCCGGACGAGTACGACCTCCGCCGGGTGCTGGTGGTCGACCCGACGCCGGTGTACCCGATGTCGCTGCTGTGGCGACGCGAACCCGCGCATCCGGACGTGCGGAAACTGCGCGATTACCTGGTGACCGGGCTGGAGCCGGGCGACGGGGTCTGGCTGCCCAGCTGGGAGCAGGCCTAG